Genomic segment of Candidatus Cloacimonadaceae bacterium:
CGATTTCGCAAGTGATGTCGCGCAGATCGTCAAGTCCTCTGCCATCGGCACGGTTATGTCTGTGAAGTATGGAATCGCGCACGTTGCGGCGCACCAATTCTTCAAAGGCTTCCTTGAACCACTTTTCGTTCTTCAGGAAGAACTCTTCGTTTTCGATCAATGCAACCTGAAGCATTTCAGCTTCGAGAGTGTCCAAAGCGTCCTGACGCTCTTGTTTGCCAAAGATCACGACGGCTTCTGCGATGCCTTTGCCATACGCATTCTGCACGTTCTCGAGGATCTCTTGCGGGATGCCGATGAGCTTGACTTCGACCTTTTCTTTCCCGATCTCGTTTATGAATTCATGCTGCAGGGCGACGAGCTTTTTGATCTCTTCATGACCGGTGTAAACGGCATCGAGAATGGTTTCTTCGCTCAGCTCACAGGCTGCGGATTCGGTCATCACGATAGAATTGGCGGATCCGGCTACCGCGAGATTGAGTTTGGACAGACTGCTGATCTCGCTATAGTTGGGATTGACAACGATTTGATCATCGATCAAGCCAACCGTGACACCAGCGATGGGACCACTGAAGGGAATATCGGAGATCGAAAGTGCGAGCGAGGCACCAAAGACGCCAAGCACGCTTGGATCGTTGATTCCGTCAAAGGAAAGAACGTTGAAGACGACGTGAACCTGATTGCGGAATCCATCCGGAAAAAGGGGGCGGATCGAGCGATCGATCACGCGGGCTGAAAGCGTGGCATCGTTTGTGGGCTTAGCTTCGCGCTTGAAAAAGCCACCGGGTATCTTGCCCGCGGCATACATCTTTTCGATGTAGTCAACGGTGAGAGGGAAGAAATCCTGATTTTCGGATGCTTCCTTGCTCATGGTGGCAGTCACCAGCACGGAGGAATCTCCGTATCTGATAAAGACGCTTCCATTGGCTTGTTTTGCCATGCGTCCGGTTTCCACCGTGAGTGTGCGTCCGCAAAATTCGATTTCGCGTTTGGTGATGTTGAAGTTATGCATAACTTCTCCTTTTCGTTTCACTGCGGGAGAAGAAGCAATAGGCTGAGAGGCGGGGCTGGAAGAGCCTCTGAGCTTATTGCTAATTTCTCCCGTAGCATCTGGTTTTTTTATTACTGGGGGTTTATAAACAAAGTGGATCCGCCAATAACTTGGGAATCCACTTTGTTAGCTTCATATCTTGGCAGAATTTTTACTTTCTGATGCCAAGCGCCTTGATCACGTTCCGGTAACGATTGATATCCTTACGTTTCAGATAATCAAGGAGGCGCCTGCGCTGCCCGATCAGTTTCAACAAGCCGCGACGGGTTGAAAAGTCCTTGGAGTGCACTTTCAAGTGTTCAGTGATTTCACTGATACGCTTGGTTAGAAGCGCGATCTGAACTTCCGGCGAGCCAGTGTCTGATTCATGGAGTTTAAACTCTACC
This window contains:
- the rpsO gene encoding 30S ribosomal protein S15 is translated as MPLTPEAKTAIMVEFKLHESDTGSPEVQIALLTKRISEITEHLKVHSKDFSTRRGLLKLIGQRRRLLDYLKRKDINRYRNVIKALGIRK